Proteins from a single region of Lates calcarifer isolate ASB-BC8 linkage group LG19, TLL_Latcal_v3, whole genome shotgun sequence:
- the fndc5a gene encoding fibronectin type III domain-containing protein 5: MERFLLLVLSCLGISRVTADSLSPPVNVTIKALKANSAVVTWDIPEGDSVIGFAITQQKKDVRMLRFIQEVNTTTRSCALWDLEEETDYIVHVQSISMTGTSPLSEPLRFRTPKEAETQASKSKDEVTMEEVGQTTQLRAGELIIIVVVLIMWAGVIALFCRQYDIIKDNEPNNNKDKAKNSSECSTPEHPTGGLLRSKFPKNNNNNNRMPSVNIIEV; this comes from the exons aTAGCTTGTCGCCTCCTGTCAATGTGACCATCAAAGCGCTGAAAGCAAACTCTGCTGTGGTGACATGGGACATCCCCGAGGGAGACTCAGTCATTGGCTTTGCCATCACACAGCAG AAGAAAGACGTGCGCATGCTGCGATTCATCCAGGAAGTCAACACCACCACACGCTCCTGTGCATTATGGGACttggaggaagagacagactACATTGTGCATGTCCAGTCCATCAGCATGACAGGGACGAGCCCGCTGAGCGAACCGCTGCGCTTCCGAACTCCAAAGGAGGCCGAGACTCAGGCCTCTAAGAGTAAAG ACGAAGTGACGATGGAGGAAGTGGGCCAGACCACCCAGCTGAGGGCAGGGGAGCTCATCATCATCGTGGTGGTACTTATCATGTGGGCAG GTGTGATCGCTCTCTTCTGTCGCCAGTATGACATAATCAAAGACAACGagcccaacaacaacaaggaTAAAGCCAAAAACTCCTCAGAGTGCAGCACTCCTGAGCACCCAACGGGGGGGCTGTTGCGCAGTAAG ttccccaagaacaacaacaacaacaataggaTGCCATCTGTCAACATCATCGAGGTGTGA
- the LOC108898002 gene encoding uncharacterized protein LOC108898002, with amino-acid sequence MKSGFVRKEVVDTAHSVLNMDERAHSKSTIFSRLNPAKCEHLKPLSVHSRMITCDQKASQHHLRKFSNPFINFKIEVVNNCMKKRKLDNSSPDDGYESPVKKSFNSKALSPDLGCCMDYCSPPAGQDCASPWAILKSALSDETHAIRSEIRAPVCSQLHSENVEYGSSTGQECNKGTVPHNSKCDDVVLNLAPAFDCDVDDILCLNSVGTYSARGLSENAKSCKDPSSSTCQNKPVLIPTVAHKQELDKGDGHMQGGREKLNKKMHLSVKDDEEDKGYFSMSYVHDLKIGKIPPQSGQPQLPTATSDTLQRMGEVEGSQDGSHAESSSKQAELSEQHVSLSVSDLCAIIRGPPLEAVNSHVDCLDGDVEEMWNIGSPIFESSMCHSVTAKLDTGSEQIRQVTEEVQGGVTEPIHECQATFNGEETTSDTSYETSLPLQVQVKSVVVAPSQHTTTSSKTVASCLPEQNTKRTKPKSDENRVSQSGKCVSSSRRQRPVIFKSEMDWDHGKRLYVHSVTKHMKENPGAEQDVMTELLNLMTHVADQTPGANGRQWQHPSDLTRRNYQRRFGHTTPKMTLHEWRAKNCTTHKRFSKVPKIFERSPFP; translated from the exons ATGAAGAGTGGCTTCGTAAGGAAAGAGGTGGTGGACACGGCCCATTCAGTGCTAA ACATGGATGAGAGGGCACACTCAAAGAGCACTATTTTCAGTAGGCTCAATCCAGCCAAATGTGAACACTTGAAACCTCTTTCTGTACATTCAAGGATGATCACCTGTGACCAAAAAGCCAGTCAGCATCACCTGAGAAAGTTTTCCAATCCATTTATAAATTTTAAAATTGAGGTGGTGAACAATTgtatgaaaaaaaggaaattggATAATTCCAGTCCCGACGATGGTTATGAGTCTCCAGTAAAAAAGTCCTTTAATTCAAAGGCTTTGTCCCCAGACCTCGGGTGTTGCATGGACTACTGTAGCCCCCCTGCAGGGCAGGACTGTGCATCTCCTTGGGCCATCTTAAAGTCTGCATTGTCAGATGAGACACATGCAATTAGGAGTGAAATAAGGGCACCTGTGTGCTCTCAGCTACATTCTGAGAATGTGGAATATGGGTCCTCAACAGGGCAAGAGTGTAACAAGGGGACTGTACCACACAATTCAAAGTGTGATGATGTGGTCTTAAATCTGGCACCTGCTTTTGACTGTGACGTTGATGACATCTTGTGTCTCAATTCCGTTGGCACTTATTCTGCTAGAGGACTCTCTGAAAATGCAAAGAGCTGCAAGGATCCAAGTAGCAGCACATGTCAAAATAAGCCTGTCTTAATTCCCACTGTGGCACACAAACAAGAGTTGGATAAAGGAGATGGGCACATGCAGGGAGGACGAGAgaaacttaataaaaaaatgcatCTGAGTGTAAAGGATGATGAAGAAGATAAGGGCTACTTCTCCATGTCTTATGTGCATGATCTTAAAATAGGAAAGATCCCCCCTCAGTCAGGACAGCCTCAGCTGCCTACAGCTACCTCTGATACCCTGCAGAGGATGGGTGAGGTTGAGGGGTCACAGGATGGATCCCATGCTGAAAGTTCATCTAAACAAGCTGAGCTGTCTGAACAGCATGTCTCCCTCTCAGTTAGTGATTTGTGTGCAATTATTAGAGGGCCACCATTAGAGGCCGTGAATTCACATGTAGATTgtttagatggtgatgttgaagAGATGTGGAATATCGGTTCCCCTATATTTGAATCATCGATGTGCCACAGTGTCACAGCGAAGTTGGACACTGGTAGTGAGCAGATTAGACAGGTGACAGAGGAGGTGCAGGGAGGTGTGACAGAGCCTATCCATGAGTGTCAAGCCACATTTAATGGAGAGGAAACCACTTCAGACACCAGTTATGAAACCAGCTTACCTCTCCAAGTACAG GTGAAATCGGTTGTGGTGGCTCCCAGCcaacacaccaccaccagcagtaAAACAGTAGCATCCTGTCTGCCAGAGCAGAACACTAAGCGTACTAAGCCAAAATCAGATGAGAACAGAGTTTCCCAGAGTGGCAAATGTGTCAGCAGTAGCAGGAGACAAAG GCCTGTGATCTTTAAGAGCGAGATGGACTGGGATCATGGAAAACGGCTGTATGTCCATTCAGTCACCaaacacatgaaagaaaatCCTGGGGCAGAACAAG aTGTCATGACTGAGCTTCTGAACCTGATGACCCACGTCGCTGACCAGACACCAGGCGCTAATGGCAGACAATGGCAGCATCCCTCTGACCTCACACGCAG GAACTACCAAAGACGGTTTGGACACACAACGCCAAAGATGACCCTCCATGAATGGCGAGCCAAGAACTGTACAACACACAAACGCTTTTCCAAGGTCCCCAAAATTTTTGAAAGGAGTCCATTTCCCTGA